Sequence from the Gammaproteobacteria bacterium genome:
GATTCAAACAGGCGATGACGGGCTTCCGGTGACCGGGCTTGTGCGGCGCCGACACTTCGCGCACGTGCTGCCATTCTGCTGGTCGACGTGGCTTCGCGGTATCAAGGACGGGCGCTTCCCGCAGCCGGTGCGGCTCGGGCCGAAAACCGTCGCGTGGCGCGTCGAGGACGTCCGCCGCGTGCTCGAGCGCGGGGCGCTGACCGAAGCAGCCTAGCCTAATGCCGCAAGAGTTAGCACGCGCTAACCAGCGGCCCAAAAGAAAAAGCCGGAGGCGCGAATGACGACGCTTGCCCCCGGCTTTTGGAACGGACGATGGACAGTTTAAGCATCGCAGGAAGCGAGTCAACTAACGCCACGGGCGCCGATCGCGTCACCGTGCTTAACAGCGCACTAAAACTCGAGATCAGCCAGTTCAAGAGCGCCACAGCAGACCCCGAGGGCCGGACTTTTACGTGGGGCGCGCTGGTCGAGATTCTCACACGAGCGCCCCACGTGCGCGCAAGTAAGCAAGCGTGCCAATTGCTGAACTTCGCAACGTTCGGTGATGAGCGCACGAAGAAAAAGAACGGCAAGCTCGGCTTGCTCCGTAACAACGCCAACGTACAAAGGCTCTTCGGTGTCATCGGTGACTACGACGCCGAGCAAGTAAGCATCGCGGAAGCGGCCGAGCGGCTCGAGCAGGCCAACATCGAGGCGTTTTTGCACACGACGCCAAGCCACAAACCCGACGCGCCGCGCTGGCGCGCTATGGCGCCTTTATCACAGCCGGTCTCCCCGACGGAGTACGCGGCTCTCGTGGACAAGCTCAACGGCGCCCTAGGTGGCATCCTCGGCGCGGAGAGCTGGGACGTGTCGCGCTGCTACTACGTCGGCCGAGTGCAGGGCGTCGAGTACGAGACGCGTCGCGTCACAGGCAAGTGCATTGATCTGGCCGACGAAATCACGCCGATCGGCAAAGCCGGCAGGAAGGCAACCGAGCCCGCCGCTACGCCGCGCGAGCCTGTCGAGCCGACCGAGCCCGACGATGAGCTTATCGAGGACCTTCGTACGGTGCTGCGCGACGCGCGGTACCAAAAGGCGGTCAAGCCCAACAGGACCGCGGAGAACTACAACCGTTGGAACGAAGCGAACCTTGCGCTGTTGTCGCTCGGCGAGGCTGGCGAAGCACTGATCCGCGAATACAGCGTCGACGGCGCTGACGAATGGCTAGAGCGGAACCGCGACACAGTGCCGCGTTGCGACTACAGGCACGTATTCACGATGGCCGAGGAACTAGGCATTCCGAACCCACGTGGCCGGAGAACCGTCGCCGCTGATCCCGGCGATTTCCCGGCGGATGCAGTTCCAATCGGCGATGTGCCCGCGGCGCAGCACCTCAACACGGATCAGGCGAACGCGGTCCGCATTCGCAAAGCGTTCGGCGAGAAGCTCATCGCAGCCAACAGTCGCTTCCACTGGTGGACCGGCACGCACTGGGCGTTCGACGAAGGTGAGGCCCACCGCTGCGCAGGCCGGCTCTCCGCGATCGTCCGCGCCGAAGCGCGTCGCGTTCGAAAACGCGTCGAGGCGAAGCGCGCCGAGATCGGCGAACTCATACAAGCGGCGCTCGACCACCCACGCAAGCACCCCCTCGGCTCGACGCCGGAGGGCGCCGAATACGAGCGCCTTCTATCGCAAGCCGAGACGCTCGAGAAGTGGTCGGTGCGCTGCGAAATGAAGCCCGCGCAAGACGCCGCGCTCGGATTGCTCCGTAAGCAGCTCACGATTCCGGCCGAGGCGCTCGACGCGGACCCGTGGGCGTTGAACTGCCTGAACGGGACGATCGATCTACGCACCGGCGAGCTTCGCGAGCACAACCCGGCCGACTACATCACACGAATCGCCCCGGTCGAGTATGACCCGAATGCAAGCGCTCCGCGGTTCGAACGTTTCCTCGACGAGATCACGGACGGCAATCGGCCGCTCGCCGCGTTCTTGCAGCGTTGGTTCGGCTACTGCGCGACCGGCGACGTTCGTGAGCAGAAGTTCGTGATTCACATCGGGCAAGGCGCAAACGGCAAGGGAACGCTGCTCGAGCTTGTCGCGAGCGTGCTCGGCGACTACGCGGGCGCAGCGCCGCCGAGCTTGCTGACGTCGAGCGGGCGCGGCGAGCGCCATCCGACGGAAATCGCCGACTTGCTGGGAAAACGCATGGTGACGGCGCACGAGACCGACGATGGCGCGGTGCTCCGGGAGGGCTTCGTGAAGCAGCTCACCGGCAACGATCGGCTGAAGGCCCGGTACATGCGCGGTGACTTCTTCGAGTTCGCGCCGACCCATAAGGTGCAGCTCCTGACCAACCACAAACCGCAGATCAAGGGACAAGACTTCGCAATCTGGCGGCGCGTGTTGCTCGTGCCATACCCGGTGAAGTTTGGCTCGGTCGGGGAGGTCGAGAGCGGGAAGGCGACGGCGCCGCGCGACGACGCGCTCCCCGAGGCGCTCGCCGCCGAGCGAGCCGGCGTGCTGCGCTGGATAGTCGAGGGAACCGTCGAGTGGCACAGGGGCGGGCTCAGGCCGCCTGACTGCGTGCTCGCCGCCGGGCTCGAGTATCAGTCCGAACAGGATCGCGTCGGGCAGTTCGTCAACGAGTGCTGCGAGCTGGATAGAGAGGCGTGGACGCCGATCAACGGGAGCGGATTCGACAGCGCCGTGTTCCCCGCGTACGTGCAATGGTGCCGCGAGGCGGGCTACCAACACTTAGGGAGGGGGCGCTTCATGGACGAGCTAGAGCGATGTGTTCCGTTCTTCCGACGCGAGAGCCGGAAGGTTGAAGGCGAAGCGGGGCGGCGTCGCTCGTGCAGCGGTGTTGTGGGAATTCGCGTGCTCGAGGAATGAAAGTGTCCCACTTGTCCCACTTTGAAAGCCGTTTTCCGGTTATCGCTCCTAGGAAGCATTTAAACGACTTTTCTAGGGCCTTAACCCGAAAACGCCCTGCAAAGTGGGACAAGTGGGACACATCGAACGAACGCGCAAAGGAATTGCAGGTAACAGGCCGTGGAAGGTAACGATCGAGCTAACGTTTCTGCTCCCGGACGCCCGCTCGCAAATGAGCGGCATGAGACATTCGCGGTCGCGCTGGCCGAGTCCGGCAATCAGCAAGCCAGTTACTCGCTCGCGTATCCGGAAGCCAGTCCCGAGGGGGCCCGTGCGCACGGCAGCCGGCTCGCTCATCGGCCGGAAGTGCTCGACCGCGTCCTCGCGCTGCGCCGGGCGAAGTATGGTGCTGCGGCGGCCGAGCTGGACGACCTGCACGGACTCATCGCCCAACTGGCGCTGGCCCGGCGCGACGTCGCGCTCGACGAGCACGGGCGTCCGTGCCCCCTGCACGAGCAGCCGGAGCACGTGCGCCTTGCGCTCGACGGCGTCGAGTACAAGAAAGACGGCACGATAAAACTGACGTTCGCACCGATCACGGCGCTCCTAAAGATGGAGGCGCAACTGCGCGGGTTGCTTGTGAAGCGCCACCAGCACGCCGTAGGCGTGCAGCATTTCGCGCCGCCGTCGCACTACAGCGAGGACACCAAGCGCGAGGTAGCGCGTGCGCTCCTTGCGCGATCCCTGCCCGAAGATGCGCCTGACTATATCCCTTGGTTCGTGCGCGTGTGGAAACGCAAATGGCTCGGCGTTGACCCTGATACACCGCCGATAGACCCGTGCCCGGCCGACGCACCGCCCGGCATGTTTGAGTACGTGTATGCCGAGTGTGGCTTCGCGCCGCCGACGGTTATCGAGGGTGAGGTGGCCGACGGGAATGACGATCTTGTTTAAACGACAGGTAACGCAAAAATGAAATGGGAAGACATTCCGCGCGAGCAGATCGCGCACTACGCCGGCCGCGACGCCCGACTGCATGCAGCCCTCGAACTGCAAGGCGTCAGACGCCCGGCATCGCAAGCGAGCGTCGAAGCGTGGCTTCGCCGCGAACTGACCGGCGCTAATCGCACCGTCAAGGAGGAACTCGCGGAGGCCGAGCGGAAGCTAGGCCGCGCGTTGATGCGCGTCGTCGACGCCGAGCGCCGCGTGCGTGAACTGCGCGAAAGGCGAGACACGCTCACGAAAGCGGCGCGCCGCAGGAGCTAGCGTGAGGGGCGGACACGATCGGCGTCGCGAGCTTGGCGTCACGCCGGACGACGTCAGGCTCGCGCTCGAATTATTCGCCGGCGGCATGAGCAGCCGCGAGGTGGCCGCTAAGCTTGGAGTGTCCGCGGGCGCGGTTCGCCAGTGGAAATCTCGCAGTGATCGACGTCGGCGACAGCGCGAGCAACGAATCAATCGTTCAAGAACCGTGGATAAGCGAAGGAGCACAGCAGTGGCAAACGACAGCGAGTTTAAACACATCGAACGGGCCGAGCCCGGGTACTATGTCGTCGGCATCGACGACACGGGCGCCGTGTGGCGAGACCCGATAACCGCGTGGGGCTTCAACAGCCCCGACTTGGTGACGTACCCGATCGCCGGCGAGCGCGATCTCCGCACCGAGCCGGACGCGGGCGTGCTCGATCCCGACGGCCGCGTCTGGCAGGGCGTGCACAGCTACGCGAGCCTCGACGAGTTCGCCGCCGCAATGCGAGAGAGGCGGGCGCAGTCGTGAACGAGCTGCAACGCGCCCAGGCGCTGCTCGCCGAGGCGACCGGCCGCGCGATCCGCTGGACGCTCGCGAGAACAACACCATGAGCAATCGCGCGTATCGTCGCGCTCATTGGAAGCGTCGGCGCCTCGGGATCACCGACGCCGACGTGGTCCTCGCGCTGGCATTGCTCGAGCACGGTCTCACTCCTAACGAGGTGGCCGCCAAGTTCTCGGTCCTGCC
This genomic interval carries:
- a CDS encoding AlpA family phage regulatory protein; protein product: MERIEIQTGDDGLPVTGLVRRRHFAHVLPFCWSTWLRGIKDGRFPQPVRLGPKTVAWRVEDVRRVLERGALTEAA
- a CDS encoding phage/plasmid primase, P4 family, which codes for MDSLSIAGSESTNATGADRVTVLNSALKLEISQFKSATADPEGRTFTWGALVEILTRAPHVRASKQACQLLNFATFGDERTKKKNGKLGLLRNNANVQRLFGVIGDYDAEQVSIAEAAERLEQANIEAFLHTTPSHKPDAPRWRAMAPLSQPVSPTEYAALVDKLNGALGGILGAESWDVSRCYYVGRVQGVEYETRRVTGKCIDLADEITPIGKAGRKATEPAATPREPVEPTEPDDELIEDLRTVLRDARYQKAVKPNRTAENYNRWNEANLALLSLGEAGEALIREYSVDGADEWLERNRDTVPRCDYRHVFTMAEELGIPNPRGRRTVAADPGDFPADAVPIGDVPAAQHLNTDQANAVRIRKAFGEKLIAANSRFHWWTGTHWAFDEGEAHRCAGRLSAIVRAEARRVRKRVEAKRAEIGELIQAALDHPRKHPLGSTPEGAEYERLLSQAETLEKWSVRCEMKPAQDAALGLLRKQLTIPAEALDADPWALNCLNGTIDLRTGELREHNPADYITRIAPVEYDPNASAPRFERFLDEITDGNRPLAAFLQRWFGYCATGDVREQKFVIHIGQGANGKGTLLELVASVLGDYAGAAPPSLLTSSGRGERHPTEIADLLGKRMVTAHETDDGAVLREGFVKQLTGNDRLKARYMRGDFFEFAPTHKVQLLTNHKPQIKGQDFAIWRRVLLVPYPVKFGSVGEVESGKATAPRDDALPEALAAERAGVLRWIVEGTVEWHRGGLRPPDCVLAAGLEYQSEQDRVGQFVNECCELDREAWTPINGSGFDSAVFPAYVQWCREAGYQHLGRGRFMDELERCVPFFRRESRKVEGEAGRRRSCSGVVGIRVLEE